In Pseudokineococcus lusitanus, one genomic interval encodes:
- a CDS encoding alpha-amylase family glycosyl hydrolase: MSTSPPPRTDGPAWVADAVLWHLYPLGALDAEPTALPDGAPVVHRLPALTAWLDHLLALGANGLLLGPVFDSETHGYDTVDHLRVDPRLGDGADLDALLAAARGRGVAVLLDGVFNHVGRSHPAFRAVLDQGPTAPTASWFRLRWPDDVAADPAAWRPGVEPDYDDFEGHHHLVALDHTSPQVVDHVASVMTHWLDRGAAGWRLDAAYAVPTSFWAQVADRVRAAHPEAYLLGEVIHGDYAGVVRDGHLDAVTQYELWKAVWSSLVDGNLWELSHALGRHATFLDAFTPQTFVGNHDVTRLASRLDDDRHLAHALVVLLGVGGTPSVYYGDEHAFRGVKEDRAGGDDAVRPALPASPDDLSPAGLPVMALHQELVGVRRRHRWLHTARPEVLHVADRQLVVASTGTGAGERLLLVLSLEDAPTTLPAPGATAVLAGEADVTADAVVLPPHGWAVLAG, from the coding sequence GTGAGCACCTCCCCCCCGCCCCGCACCGACGGCCCCGCCTGGGTCGCCGACGCCGTCCTCTGGCACCTCTACCCGCTCGGCGCGCTCGACGCCGAGCCGACGGCGCTCCCGGACGGCGCCCCCGTCGTGCACCGCCTCCCGGCGCTCACCGCCTGGCTCGACCACCTCCTCGCGCTCGGCGCCAACGGCCTCCTCCTCGGGCCGGTCTTCGACAGCGAGACGCACGGCTACGACACCGTCGACCACCTGCGCGTCGACCCCCGCCTCGGGGACGGGGCCGACCTCGACGCCCTCCTCGCCGCCGCCCGCGGGCGCGGCGTCGCCGTCCTCCTCGACGGCGTCTTCAACCACGTCGGCCGCAGCCACCCGGCCTTCCGCGCCGTCCTCGACCAGGGCCCCACCGCGCCCACGGCGTCGTGGTTCCGGCTGCGCTGGCCCGACGACGTCGCGGCCGACCCCGCCGCCTGGCGGCCCGGCGTCGAGCCCGACTACGACGACTTCGAGGGCCACCACCACCTCGTCGCGCTGGACCACACGAGCCCCCAGGTCGTCGACCACGTGGCCTCCGTCATGACGCACTGGCTCGACCGCGGCGCGGCCGGCTGGCGCCTCGACGCCGCCTACGCCGTGCCGACGTCCTTCTGGGCGCAGGTGGCCGACCGGGTGCGCGCCGCCCACCCGGAGGCCTACCTGCTCGGGGAGGTCATCCACGGCGACTACGCCGGCGTCGTCCGCGACGGCCACCTCGACGCCGTCACCCAGTACGAGCTGTGGAAGGCGGTGTGGAGCAGCCTCGTCGACGGCAACCTCTGGGAGCTCTCGCACGCCCTCGGCCGGCACGCGACCTTCCTCGACGCCTTCACGCCGCAGACCTTCGTCGGCAACCACGACGTCACGCGCCTCGCGAGCCGCCTCGACGACGACCGCCACCTCGCCCACGCGCTCGTCGTCCTGCTGGGCGTCGGCGGGACGCCGTCGGTGTACTACGGCGACGAGCACGCCTTCCGCGGCGTCAAGGAGGACAGGGCCGGCGGCGACGACGCCGTCCGCCCGGCGCTGCCCGCCTCCCCCGACGACCTGTCGCCGGCGGGCCTGCCCGTCATGGCGCTGCACCAGGAGCTCGTCGGGGTGCGCCGCCGCCACCGGTGGCTCCACACGGCGCGCCCCGAGGTGCTGCACGTGGCCGACCGGCAGCTCGTCGTCGCCTCGACGGGGACGGGCGCCGGCGAGCGGCTGCTCCTCGTGCTCTCGCTCGAGGACGCCCCGACGACGCTGCCCGCCCCGGGCGCGACGGCGGTGCTCGCGGGGGAGGCCGACGTGACCGCGGACGCCGTCGTGCTCCCGCCGCACGGCTGGGCCGTGCTGGCGGGCTGA